A stretch of the Clostridium fungisolvens genome encodes the following:
- a CDS encoding TetR/AcrR family transcriptional regulator, which yields MVKNTKGEQSKNNLIECAANLFIQKGYNATGINDILEGTGLPKGSFYFHFKSKKDLAISVSDYFERKIGEMVLNSAKGNQWEAFIKTLTSTMISGAENNKHFGCPFAVLGLEIAFSEPDLAEYYTKSMNNLIYVFAEVLRFSKVPEEKVLTLSNRAFAIYEGYLVYYRLSKDINTLRRMSDDLISIYKD from the coding sequence ATGGTTAAGAACACAAAAGGTGAACAATCTAAAAATAACTTAATTGAATGCGCAGCTAATTTATTTATACAAAAAGGCTATAATGCTACTGGAATAAACGACATCTTGGAAGGTACGGGATTACCTAAAGGCTCCTTCTATTTTCACTTTAAAAGTAAAAAAGATCTAGCTATAAGTGTTTCTGATTATTTTGAAAGAAAAATTGGTGAGATGGTATTAAATTCTGCCAAGGGCAATCAGTGGGAAGCTTTTATAAAAACTCTAACATCTACAATGATCTCTGGTGCAGAAAACAACAAGCATTTTGGATGCCCTTTTGCAGTACTAGGACTTGAGATAGCATTTTCTGAACCAGATCTTGCAGAATACTATACTAAGTCAATGAATAACTTAATTTATGTATTCGCTGAGGTTCTTAGATTTTCTAAAGTTCCTGAAGAAAAAGTTCTTACTCTATCCAACCGTGCATTTGCTATATACGAAGGATATTTGGTGTATTATCGTTTAAGCAAAGATATAAATACATTAAGAAGAATGTCAGATGATCTAATTTCAATCTATAAAGACTAA
- a CDS encoding acetyl-CoA C-acetyltransferase — protein sequence MKDVVIVSAVRTAIGAYGKTLKDVPAVDLGAVVIKEAVKRAGIKPELISEVIFGNVLQAGLGQNPARQAAVKAGLPVEIPALTLNKVCGSGLRSISLAAQIIKAGDAEVIVAGGMESMSAAPFILENARWGYRMGHNDLVDEMIRDGLWDAFNDYHMGVTAENVAEQWNVTREEQDEFSLSSQKKAEEAIKSGQFKEEIVPVVIKTKKGEIIFDTDEFPRFGNTIEALAKLKPIFKENGTVTAGNASGLNDGAAALVIMSADKAKELGIKPLAKIASYGSAGLDPAIMGYGAFYATKAALDKVNLKAEDLDLIEANEAYASQSIAIAKDLNLDVSKVNVNGGAIALGHPIGASGARILVTLLHAMKNRDAKRGLATLCIGGGQGTAMIVERE from the coding sequence ATGAAAGATGTAGTAATCGTTAGTGCTGTAAGAACTGCTATAGGAGCATACGGAAAAACTCTTAAGGATGTTCCTGCTGTTGATTTAGGAGCTGTTGTAATAAAGGAAGCTGTAAAAAGAGCCGGAATAAAACCTGAATTAATTAGCGAAGTTATATTTGGTAATGTTCTTCAAGCTGGTCTTGGACAAAACCCAGCAAGACAAGCTGCTGTAAAAGCAGGTTTACCAGTAGAAATTCCAGCCTTAACACTTAATAAAGTTTGCGGTTCTGGTTTAAGAAGCATAAGCCTTGCTGCACAAATAATTAAAGCTGGTGATGCTGAAGTTATAGTTGCTGGTGGTATGGAAAGCATGTCTGCAGCTCCATTCATACTTGAGAACGCAAGATGGGGTTACAGAATGGGACACAATGACTTAGTAGATGAAATGATCAGAGATGGGCTATGGGATGCCTTTAATGATTATCATATGGGAGTAACTGCTGAAAATGTAGCAGAACAATGGAATGTTACTAGAGAAGAACAAGATGAATTCTCTCTTTCTTCCCAGAAAAAAGCTGAGGAAGCTATTAAGAGTGGACAATTTAAAGAAGAAATAGTTCCAGTTGTTATAAAAACTAAAAAAGGTGAAATCATATTTGATACAGATGAATTTCCTAGATTCGGCAACACTATAGAAGCTCTAGCTAAACTTAAACCAATCTTTAAGGAAAATGGTACTGTAACTGCTGGTAATGCTTCAGGGCTTAATGATGGTGCTGCTGCTCTAGTTATAATGAGTGCTGATAAAGCTAAAGAATTAGGAATAAAACCTCTTGCTAAAATAGCATCTTATGGTTCTGCAGGACTTGATCCAGCAATAATGGGTTATGGTGCCTTCTATGCAACAAAAGCAGCTTTAGATAAGGTTAATTTAAAAGCAGAAGATCTAGATTTAATTGAAGCTAATGAAGCTTATGCATCACAAAGCATAGCTATCGCTAAAGATTTAAACCTTGATGTGAGTAAAGTAAATGTCAACGGTGGTGCCATAGCTCTAGGACATCCAATTGGAGCTTCAGGTGCAAGAATACTAGTTACACTATTACATGCTATGAAAAATAGAGATGCTAAAAGAGGTCTAGCAACTTTATGTATAGGTGGCGGACAAGGAACTGCAATGATTGTAGAAAGAGAATAA
- the folE gene encoding GTP cyclohydrolase I FolE has protein sequence MAIDIKAIEEHIRGILIALGDDPEREGLKNTPKRVAKMYEEVFNGMNYTNDDIASMFNVTFEDDLDVRSNNNDLVFMKDIEIFSHCEHHLALMYNMKVAVAYVPNKKVIGLSKIARIADMVGKRLQLQERIGTDIAEILQKITESEDVAVIIQGEHGCMTTRGIEKPGTKTITTTLRGRFNTDPILNNKLMMLYTK, from the coding sequence ATGGCAATTGATATAAAAGCAATTGAAGAACATATAAGAGGTATTTTAATAGCCCTTGGCGATGATCCTGAAAGAGAAGGTTTAAAGAATACACCAAAGCGTGTGGCTAAAATGTATGAAGAGGTTTTTAATGGTATGAACTATACCAATGATGATATTGCTTCTATGTTCAATGTTACTTTTGAAGATGATTTAGATGTAAGGAGCAATAATAATGACTTAGTTTTTATGAAAGATATAGAGATCTTTAGTCACTGCGAACACCACTTAGCTTTAATGTACAATATGAAAGTCGCAGTAGCTTATGTTCCTAACAAAAAAGTGATAGGTTTAAGTAAAATAGCCAGAATTGCTGACATGGTGGGAAAAAGACTTCAACTTCAAGAAAGAATCGGAACTGATATCGCTGAAATTCTTCAAAAAATAACTGAATCAGAAGATGTAGCTGTAATAATCCAAGGTGAACATGGCTGCATGACTACTAGAGGGATAGAGAAACCTGGAACTAAAACTATAACAACTACCCTACGAGGTAGATTTAATACTGATCCAATTTTAAATAATAAGCTTATGATGCTTTATACTAAGTAA
- the queD gene encoding 6-carboxytetrahydropterin synthase QueD, with the protein MYTLKTEHSFDSAHFLSRYEGKCANIHGHRWKVEIEVQAETLVTDGQLKGMVIDFGDLKKDVKAMVDYYDHALIIEKGSIREETLCCLKKDGFKIIEMNFRTTAENFAAFFYTTMKEKGYDVKSATVYETPTNSARYEESGVN; encoded by the coding sequence ATGTATACTTTAAAAACAGAACACAGTTTTGACAGTGCCCACTTTCTTTCAAGGTACGAAGGAAAATGCGCAAATATTCATGGTCATAGATGGAAGGTTGAAATTGAAGTCCAGGCTGAAACTCTAGTGACTGACGGTCAGCTTAAAGGAATGGTAATTGATTTCGGAGATTTAAAAAAAGATGTTAAAGCTATGGTTGATTATTACGATCATGCTTTGATAATAGAAAAAGGATCTATTAGAGAAGAGACATTATGCTGTCTAAAGAAAGACGGTTTTAAGATAATAGAGATGAATTTCAGAACAACAGCAGAGAACTTTGCAGCTTTCTTTTATACAACGATGAAGGAAAAAGGCTACGACGTAAAGAGTGCTACAGTTTATGAAACACCTACAAATAGTGCTAGATACGAGGAAAGTGGGGTTAACTAA
- the argJ gene encoding bifunctional glutamate N-acetyltransferase/amino-acid acetyltransferase ArgJ yields MEMDILKGGVTAPKGFVASGIHCGLKKKKEKKDLALIYSEKICDAAAVYTQNKVKGSPILVTEKNLLDYKAQAIIVNSGNANTCTGEDGIIKANRMAEVTGERLGIDKENVIVASTGVIGVPLNIEAIENGMAELVNSINRNGNIDAREAIMTTDTIKKEIAVSIKVGDKKVTIGAMAKGSGMIHPNMATMLGFVTTDVSIDGKLLKEAILHATNKSFNRVSVDGDTSTNDMVAVLANGMAGNEKITDKDESYYKFLNALTFVCTELAKLIAKDGEGATKMIECYVKGALNEEHAVALAKSVIQSSLVKTAVFGADANWGRILCALGYSDEPLEVEKVDVSFDSIKGYLEVCKNGMPVPFSEEKAKLVLGESEISIIIDLKMGEEEAIAWGCDLSYEYVRINGDYRT; encoded by the coding sequence ATAGAAATGGATATATTAAAAGGTGGAGTTACAGCACCGAAAGGTTTTGTTGCTTCAGGAATACATTGCGGATTAAAGAAGAAAAAAGAAAAAAAGGATTTAGCACTTATATATTCAGAAAAGATATGTGATGCAGCAGCAGTTTATACTCAGAACAAAGTTAAAGGATCACCTATACTAGTTACTGAAAAGAATTTATTAGATTATAAGGCTCAAGCAATCATAGTAAATAGTGGTAATGCAAATACCTGTACAGGAGAAGACGGAATAATAAAAGCTAACAGAATGGCTGAAGTAACGGGTGAAAGACTTGGTATAGATAAGGAAAATGTTATTGTCGCATCTACAGGAGTTATAGGTGTTCCACTTAACATAGAAGCAATTGAAAATGGAATGGCTGAGCTTGTAAACAGTATAAATAGAAACGGAAACATAGATGCTAGAGAAGCTATAATGACCACTGATACTATAAAGAAGGAAATAGCAGTATCAATAAAAGTTGGTGATAAAAAAGTTACTATAGGGGCTATGGCAAAGGGGTCAGGAATGATTCATCCAAATATGGCTACTATGTTAGGCTTTGTGACTACTGACGTTAGCATAGATGGAAAGTTGTTAAAAGAAGCTATTCTACATGCTACCAACAAAAGCTTTAATAGAGTAAGTGTTGATGGTGATACAAGTACAAATGATATGGTAGCAGTTCTTGCAAATGGTATGGCAGGAAATGAAAAAATTACGGATAAAGATGAGAGTTATTATAAATTTTTGAACGCATTGACTTTTGTATGTACAGAACTTGCTAAGCTTATTGCTAAAGACGGTGAAGGCGCAACTAAGATGATTGAATGTTATGTTAAAGGTGCTTTAAATGAAGAGCATGCAGTAGCGTTAGCAAAATCAGTAATTCAATCAAGCTTAGTTAAGACTGCTGTATTTGGTGCAGATGCAAACTGGGGAAGAATACTATGCGCTCTTGGATATTCAGATGAACCTTTAGAAGTAGAAAAAGTTGATGTATCTTTTGACAGCATAAAGGGATATTTAGAAGTTTGCAAAAATGGTATGCCAGTACCTTTTAGTGAGGAAAAAGCAAAACTAGTACTTGGAGAAAGTGAAATATCTATAATAATTGACTTAAAAATGGGCGAAGAAGAAGCTATCGCTTGGGGTTGTGACCTAAGTTATGAATACGTAAGAATTAATGGAGATTATAGAACTTAA
- the namA gene encoding NADPH dehydrogenase NamA encodes MNIFSKYDLKNTTLKNKIVMPPMCMYSADNDGKANDFHYNHYITRAIGGVGFIIVEATGITENGRISDNDLGIWDDSHIDGLKTIVEGVKKYGSKIAIQLNHAGRKYTGNFSEAVAPSKIGFDEDSILPRELTKNDIKEIITKFKEAAQRADKAGFDAIEIHGAHGYLIHQFLSPLSNLRTDEYGGSVKNRTKFLKEILQAIKEVWPENKAISLRVSSDDYTTDGITLDDMIEIINEVKKYIDIVHVSTGGLVPAKIAVYPGYQVNYSNEIRNKCNIPTIAVGLITDLNMAEEIVSNKRADLVAIGRELLRNPFLILNDARDKNLDIDYPKQYLRAFK; translated from the coding sequence ATGAATATTTTTAGTAAGTATGACTTAAAGAATACTACTTTAAAAAACAAAATTGTAATGCCACCTATGTGTATGTATTCTGCAGATAATGATGGTAAAGCTAATGACTTTCACTACAATCATTATATAACTCGAGCAATAGGTGGAGTGGGCTTCATTATTGTAGAAGCTACTGGCATAACTGAAAATGGAAGAATATCAGATAATGACTTAGGCATTTGGGATGATTCTCATATTGACGGATTAAAAACTATTGTTGAGGGTGTAAAAAAATATGGCTCTAAAATAGCTATACAACTGAATCATGCAGGTAGAAAATATACAGGAAATTTTAGCGAAGCAGTTGCTCCAAGTAAAATTGGATTTGATGAAGACAGTATACTTCCTAGAGAATTAACTAAGAACGATATAAAAGAAATCATAACAAAGTTTAAAGAAGCTGCTCAAAGGGCTGATAAAGCTGGGTTTGATGCAATTGAAATACATGGAGCTCATGGTTATTTAATACATCAATTCTTATCACCACTTTCAAATCTAAGAACAGATGAGTATGGTGGTAGTGTTAAAAACAGAACTAAGTTCCTTAAAGAAATACTACAGGCTATTAAAGAAGTCTGGCCAGAAAATAAAGCAATTTCACTTAGAGTATCATCAGATGATTATACTACAGATGGCATAACCTTAGATGATATGATTGAAATAATAAACGAAGTTAAAAAATATATTGATATAGTCCATGTAAGCACTGGTGGATTAGTTCCAGCAAAAATAGCTGTATACCCTGGGTACCAAGTTAATTATTCAAATGAAATTAGAAACAAATGCAACATACCAACTATAGCTGTTGGCTTAATAACAGATCTTAATATGGCAGAAGAAATAGTATCTAATAAAAGAGCTGACTTAGTTGCAATCGGAAGAGAACTTTTAAGGAATCCTTTCTTAATATTAAATGATGCCAGAGACAAAAACTTAGATATTGATTATCCTAAGCAGTACCTTAGAGCTTTTAAGTAA
- the argB gene encoding acetylglutamate kinase — protein MSSIDFKKANTLIEALPYIKEYYGKTIVIKYGGSAMKNKTLKEAVINDLILMSCVGINVVLVHGGGPEINVFLEKMGKKPKFINGLRYTDEETMDIVQMVLAGKVNKELVFLINSLGGKAIGLCGIDGNMLITEKVKSEEDLGFVGEVKKVNTEVIDNSLKQGYISVIATIGIGEDGKAYNINGDIAAAKVASALKAEKLILLTDVPGLLRDPSSEETLISDIRVGEIPELMEEKIISGGMIPKINSCVESIRNGVKRVHILDGRMPHSVLIELFSDEGIGTMIH, from the coding sequence ATGAGCAGTATAGATTTTAAGAAGGCCAATACCCTTATAGAGGCGCTTCCATATATAAAAGAATATTATGGCAAGACTATAGTAATAAAATATGGTGGAAGTGCAATGAAGAACAAGACTCTTAAAGAAGCGGTTATAAATGACTTGATACTTATGAGTTGTGTTGGAATAAATGTTGTTTTGGTACATGGCGGTGGTCCAGAGATAAATGTATTCCTAGAAAAAATGGGGAAAAAGCCAAAGTTTATAAACGGTTTAAGATACACCGATGAAGAAACCATGGATATAGTGCAAATGGTGCTTGCAGGCAAAGTAAATAAAGAGCTTGTATTCCTTATAAATTCTTTAGGTGGAAAAGCTATCGGATTATGTGGCATAGATGGAAATATGCTTATAACTGAAAAGGTAAAAAGTGAAGAAGATTTAGGCTTCGTAGGAGAAGTAAAGAAAGTAAATACAGAAGTAATAGATAACAGTTTAAAACAAGGATATATATCCGTAATAGCAACTATTGGCATAGGTGAAGATGGAAAAGCTTATAACATAAATGGTGATATAGCTGCAGCTAAAGTAGCTTCGGCTCTAAAAGCAGAAAAACTCATACTTCTTACTGATGTACCTGGTCTTTTAAGAGATCCGAGTTCAGAAGAAACACTTATTTCAGATATAAGAGTGGGAGAGATTCCGGAGCTTATGGAGGAAAAGATAATAAGCGGAGGAATGATACCTAAGATAAACAGTTGTGTTGAGAGTATTAGAAATGGAGTTAAGAGAGTTCATATACTAGATGGAAGAATGCCACATTCTGTTCTTATAGAGTTGTTCTCAGATGAAGGTATAGGTACCATGATTCACTAA
- a CDS encoding aspartate aminotransferase family protein yields MKMDFKEKWNEFFMDTYGQLPIALVKGEGNCLIDSEGKKYIDFTSGIGVSSLGYGNEQLKKGLKDQIDLLLHTSNIFFNPVAIEAGEKLIKASKLKKVFFANSGAEANEGAIKLARKYSFDKYGEGRGKIVSLKQSFHGRTLAALKATGQEKFHNYFFPFPEGFVYVEKNNIEALKEQLDGTVCAVMMEAIQGEGGVYPLDESFVKDAVALCKEKDVLVIFDEVQCGVGRTGKFFGFEHFNVEPDIVTLAKGLGGGLPIGAILAGEKTAGVFKKGDHGSTFGGNPVALKGASVVLDVVTSEGFIDEVAKKGELIKNIIEGFNIPAVKEVRGKGLMLGIELEGESKDVQEKALAKGILTLTAGAKVLRLLPPLTITEEEIKAGLEVLKECF; encoded by the coding sequence ATAAAAATGGATTTTAAAGAGAAATGGAATGAGTTCTTCATGGATACCTATGGTCAATTACCTATAGCTCTTGTTAAAGGTGAAGGTAATTGTCTTATAGATTCTGAAGGGAAAAAATATATAGATTTTACAAGTGGTATAGGGGTATCTTCTTTAGGTTATGGGAATGAACAATTAAAGAAGGGGTTAAAGGATCAAATTGATTTGCTTCTGCATACTTCAAATATATTTTTCAATCCAGTAGCTATAGAAGCTGGAGAAAAACTAATAAAAGCAAGTAAGTTAAAGAAAGTCTTCTTTGCTAACTCTGGAGCAGAAGCAAATGAAGGTGCTATAAAGCTTGCAAGAAAATATAGCTTTGATAAATATGGTGAAGGAAGAGGAAAGATAGTCTCTTTAAAGCAATCTTTTCATGGAAGAACTCTTGCTGCACTAAAGGCAACAGGACAAGAAAAATTCCATAATTACTTCTTCCCATTTCCAGAAGGATTCGTATATGTAGAAAAAAACAATATAGAAGCCTTAAAGGAACAGCTTGATGGAACTGTATGTGCTGTAATGATGGAAGCTATACAAGGTGAAGGCGGAGTATATCCTTTGGATGAGAGCTTTGTAAAAGACGCAGTTGCGTTATGCAAAGAAAAAGATGTGTTAGTAATATTTGATGAGGTTCAGTGTGGAGTAGGAAGAACAGGAAAGTTCTTTGGATTTGAGCATTTTAATGTAGAACCAGACATAGTAACCCTAGCTAAGGGATTAGGTGGCGGACTTCCTATCGGAGCAATCTTAGCTGGTGAAAAAACTGCTGGAGTATTCAAAAAGGGAGATCATGGATCAACTTTTGGAGGAAACCCAGTAGCTCTTAAAGGTGCAAGTGTAGTTCTTGATGTGGTAACCAGTGAAGGGTTTATAGATGAAGTTGCGAAAAAAGGTGAACTTATAAAGAACATAATAGAAGGTTTTAATATTCCAGCAGTAAAAGAAGTTAGAGGAAAAGGACTTATGTTAGGTATTGAACTTGAAGGTGAGAGTAAAGATGTTCAAGAAAAAGCTTTAGCTAAAGGAATATTGACTCTTACTGCAGGAGCAAAGGTTCTAAGACTTCTTCCACCATTAACTATAACTGAAGAAGAAATAAAAGCTGGATTAGAAGTTCTTAAAGAATGCTTTTAG
- a CDS encoding acyl-CoA dehydratase activase, with translation MRILGIDLGSREVKIVVMEDNTLVIKKKISTMRFYRDYCHMDGKIVVDLDKLDIGHFDKAVSTGYGKNNTDLKLFTQINEIKAHAYGAIYQSSLKDFILLDVGGQDVKIVKIEKGLTTDLELNEKCAASCGRYLENMANVLEISFEEMSKYSENPVDLNSTCAVFSESELIGKIAEGVAVERLCAGVNYSMYKRLRPLLSNFRGDKLVLTGGVANNSAIKGYLKNDYEEIISVEEPQFNGAIGCCYYGSKFLK, from the coding sequence ATGAGGATTCTAGGTATAGATCTTGGAAGTAGAGAAGTTAAAATTGTAGTTATGGAAGACAACACCCTAGTTATAAAGAAAAAAATCAGTACCATGAGATTTTATAGAGATTACTGCCACATGGACGGTAAAATAGTGGTTGATTTAGATAAATTAGATATTGGCCACTTCGATAAAGCTGTATCCACTGGTTATGGAAAGAATAACACAGATTTAAAACTATTTACTCAAATAAATGAAATAAAAGCTCATGCTTACGGAGCAATCTATCAGAGTTCTTTAAAGGATTTTATACTATTAGATGTTGGCGGGCAGGATGTTAAGATCGTCAAGATAGAAAAGGGCTTAACTACAGACTTGGAACTTAATGAAAAATGTGCTGCTTCCTGTGGAAGATACTTAGAAAACATGGCAAATGTTCTTGAAATCTCTTTCGAAGAAATGAGCAAGTATTCGGAAAATCCTGTGGATCTTAATTCTACTTGTGCTGTATTCTCAGAGTCAGAGCTTATAGGAAAAATTGCCGAAGGTGTCGCAGTAGAAAGATTATGTGCTGGGGTTAACTACTCAATGTACAAAAGATTACGTCCTCTTTTAAGTAACTTTAGAGGTGATAAATTGGTTTTAACAGGTGGAGTTGCTAACAACTCTGCTATAAAAGGTTACTTAAAGAATGATTACGAAGAAATAATTTCTGTAGAAGAACCTCAGTTTAATGGAGCTATTGGCTGTTGTTACTACGGAAGTAAGTTTTTGAAATAG
- the queE gene encoding putative 7-carboxy-7-deazaguanine synthase QueE, with the protein MNFKVVEKFVSINGEGRRCGQLAIFIRFAGCNLNCSYCDTTWANEKNAPYDLMSSEEIYNYIKSTEVKNITLTGGEPLLQEGIIELLELIAKDKELHVEIETNGSVLLDTFSKIYNPPSFTMDYKLPSSNMEKQMNLDNFKFLTKNDTVKFVSGSIEDLEKAKEIIDRYDLVEKTSVYISPVFGQISLDNIVEFMKDNKMNGVNLQVQLHKIIWEPSKRGV; encoded by the coding sequence ATGAATTTCAAAGTTGTTGAAAAGTTTGTAAGTATAAATGGTGAAGGTCGTAGATGTGGACAATTAGCTATTTTTATAAGATTTGCAGGCTGTAATTTAAATTGCAGCTATTGTGATACAACTTGGGCTAATGAAAAAAACGCTCCCTATGATCTTATGTCTTCAGAAGAAATATATAACTATATAAAATCTACAGAAGTTAAAAATATAACATTAACTGGTGGTGAACCACTTCTTCAAGAAGGAATAATTGAACTACTAGAACTAATAGCTAAAGATAAAGAACTTCATGTTGAAATCGAAACAAATGGTAGTGTACTGCTTGATACTTTCTCAAAAATCTACAATCCACCTAGTTTTACTATGGATTATAAGCTTCCATCAAGTAATATGGAAAAACAAATGAACTTAGATAACTTTAAATTTCTAACTAAAAACGACACAGTAAAATTTGTTTCTGGAAGTATTGAAGATTTAGAAAAAGCTAAAGAAATAATTGATAGATATGATTTAGTTGAAAAGACAAGCGTATATATTAGTCCTGTATTTGGACAAATTTCCTTAGATAATATTGTAGAGTTTATGAAGGATAACAAAATGAATGGTGTTAATCTTCAAGTTCAGCTTCACAAAATAATTTGGGAACCATCAAAGAGAGGGGTATAA
- the queC gene encoding 7-cyano-7-deazaguanine synthase QueC: MNKKKAVVVFSGGQDSTTCLFWAKKKFEEVIAVSFDYNQKHKLELECAKDICKKHGIEHHILDLNLLNQLAPNSLTRQDITVDKNAPTEGLPNSFVDGRNLLFLTFVAVFAKQRGINTIITGVSQSDFSGYPDCRDVFIKSLNVTLNLAMDYQFEIFTPLMWINKAETWKMAHDLGVLDIVKNETLTCYNGVKGNGCGECPACKLRKNGYLEFKNNFL, from the coding sequence ATGAATAAGAAAAAAGCAGTAGTGGTATTTAGTGGCGGACAAGATAGTACAACTTGTTTATTTTGGGCAAAGAAAAAATTTGAAGAAGTTATAGCAGTTTCTTTTGATTACAATCAAAAGCACAAATTAGAATTAGAATGTGCAAAGGATATATGTAAAAAACATGGCATCGAACATCATATCCTAGATCTTAATCTATTAAACCAATTAGCTCCTAACTCATTAACTAGACAAGACATAACTGTTGATAAAAATGCACCTACTGAAGGACTTCCTAATTCCTTTGTAGATGGAAGAAACTTATTATTCTTAACATTTGTAGCTGTGTTTGCAAAACAAAGAGGAATAAATACAATTATAACTGGTGTTTCTCAAAGTGATTTCAGCGGATATCCAGATTGCAGAGATGTATTTATAAAATCCCTAAACGTAACTTTAAACTTAGCTATGGATTATCAATTTGAGATTTTTACACCATTAATGTGGATTAATAAAGCTGAGACTTGGAAGATGGCTCATGATCTAGGGGTTTTAGATATAGTAAAAAACGAAACCTTAACTTGCTATAACGGAGTTAAAGGAAATGGCTGCGGAGAGTGCCCTGCTTGCAAGCTTAGAAAAAATGGATACTTAGAGTTTAAGAATAACTTTTTATAA
- the argF gene encoding ornithine carbamoyltransferase, which produces MENKHLLKLNDYTKEEIMEILELGEQLKYETKHGIPHDHLLKGKTLGMIFEKSSTRTRVSFEVGMYQLGGSALFLSSHDIQLGRGEPIKDTARVLSRYVDGIMIRTFSQKDVEDLAEYSRVPVINGLTDEEHPCQVLADLLTIKEFKRKFEGLKVAFIGDGNNMANSLMVGCLKVGMSIGIATPNGYEPPEHVIKSVKEIEETSKGTVTFASNPLDVVKDADVVITDVWTSMGQEDETNKRKEAFKGYQVNSDLMGIAKKDAMVLHCLPAHRGEEITEDILELHEKEIFEEAENRLHAQKAVMVKLMASK; this is translated from the coding sequence ATGGAGAATAAGCATTTACTAAAGCTAAATGATTATACAAAAGAAGAAATAATGGAAATACTAGAACTTGGGGAACAGCTTAAGTATGAAACAAAGCATGGCATACCTCATGATCATCTATTAAAAGGAAAGACTTTAGGAATGATATTTGAAAAATCCTCTACAAGAACTCGTGTATCCTTTGAGGTTGGTATGTATCAACTAGGTGGATCAGCCTTATTCCTAAGTTCACATGATATACAACTTGGAAGAGGAGAACCAATAAAGGATACAGCTAGAGTTCTATCAAGATATGTGGATGGAATAATGATAAGGACCTTCTCCCAAAAAGATGTTGAAGATCTAGCAGAGTATTCAAGAGTCCCTGTTATAAATGGACTTACGGATGAAGAGCATCCATGTCAGGTTTTAGCTGATTTACTTACAATAAAAGAATTTAAAAGAAAGTTTGAAGGTCTTAAGGTTGCTTTTATTGGAGACGGAAACAATATGGCAAACTCATTGATGGTTGGATGTTTAAAAGTAGGTATGAGTATAGGAATCGCTACACCAAATGGCTATGAACCACCTGAACATGTTATAAAAAGTGTGAAGGAAATAGAGGAAACTTCAAAAGGAACCGTGACTTTTGCAAGTAATCCATTGGATGTAGTTAAAGATGCTGATGTAGTTATTACAGATGTCTGGACTAGTATGGGCCAAGAGGATGAAACAAATAAGAGAAAAGAAGCATTTAAGGGTTATCAGGTAAATAGCGATCTTATGGGAATAGCTAAGAAAGACGCTATGGTTCTACATTGTCTTCCTGCTCATAGAGGTGAGGAGATAACAGAAGATATACTTGAGTTACATGAAAAAGAAATATTCGAGGAAGCAGAAAATAGACTTCATGCACAAAAGGCAGTTATGGTTAAATTGATGGCAAGTAAATAA
- a CDS encoding winged helix-turn-helix transcriptional regulator, producing the protein MSEIKLERGNSSDKCPIEAAIDIIGSKWTFLIIRDLLIDGTMRFGDLVRSLDGISPKTLSVRLRELEKVGLVDRIVYPEIPPKVEYKLTEKGRNLETVFIELKRWGLTIIE; encoded by the coding sequence ATGTCTGAAATTAAATTGGAACGAGGAAATTCTTCAGATAAATGTCCAATAGAAGCAGCAATAGATATAATAGGAAGTAAGTGGACGTTTTTAATAATAAGAGATTTACTAATAGATGGAACCATGAGATTTGGTGATTTAGTACGGTCACTAGATGGAATAAGCCCAAAGACCTTATCTGTAAGGCTTAGAGAATTAGAAAAAGTGGGATTGGTGGATAGGATAGTATACCCGGAGATTCCTCCTAAGGTAGAATATAAGCTAACTGAAAAAGGAAGAAACTTAGAAACTGTGTTTATAGAATTAAAAAGATGGGGACTTACAATAATTGAATAA